TATCGGTAAAATGAAGCCCGACGGTAGTATAAAAGTAAAACAACGCTTTGAGTCAATATATGATTTGGGAGATGGATACACCCGGGTGATGCAGAACGGCAAATACGGGTTGATAAACAAAAATGAAGAGTTTATTGTACCGCCGATGTATGACGGTGTGGATGTAATAAAAAGCTGGGGATTGATAGCTGTGGAAGAACGCAAAACACAGCCGGTACTGCATTCTAAACATGGGTTACTGGATATGAAAGGCAAAGTGGTGATTAATGTGCTGTACGATGCGTTGGATAAGGTAAGCGATTCGGTTCTTTATTTTGAGAAGGATAATAAGTTTGGATTGATGGGCTGGGATGAAAAAGTGATAAAGTATTTTGAGTACGACAGGGTACACCGTGTTGGACATTTTTATACAGTATCGAAAAATTATAGGGAAGGTATTATTGATGTTGATGGTAATGTGCTATTACCCGTTAAATACGATTATGTGAAAGATGGCTATGATTTTTATCGCAGAGGATATTGCAGGGTGAAACTAAATCGGCAATATTATCTGGTTGACCGATACGGGAACGAGTTAAAAGATGAACGTTATTAATAAATAAGGCTAACCCTTTGGGTTAGCCTTATTTATTAAAACGGGTATAATTATGCTACAACAACGCTTTTATTTGCGCTATTATCTTCTTTTACGCTTAAATCAACAGGATTTTCTACGCTGTCAGCGGTTAATGAGATATCCAACACCTCAAGCATATTGCCTACGTAATGAAATTTTAAGTTGGTAAGGTAGCTTGGGTTTATGTCTTCAATATCCTTGCGGTTTTTCTCGCACAAAATAATATCGCTGATGCCTGCACGTTTTGCAGCCAGTATTTTTTCTTTAATACCGCCTACGGGCAATACTTTACCGCGTAGGGTAATTTCACCTGTCATTGCCAAATTTGGGGTGATTTTACGTTGGGTGAACAACGAGGCTAACGAGGTAAGTATGGTAATACCTGCCGAAGGTCCGTCTTTTGGGATTGCTCCCGCAGGAAAGTGGATATGGATATCGCGTTGGTCGAACAATTTTGGGTTAATGCCCAAGTAATCGGCATGGGCTTTTAAGAAAGTAACCGCAGTAATAGCCGATTCTTTCATTACATCGCCCAGCTTACCTGTAAGCGTTAGTTTGCCATTGCCAAGGGTTAACACCGATTCTACGTTAAGAATAGTGCCACCCACAGGAGTCCAAGCCAAACCGGTTACTACACCGGCAACATCATTGCCTTGATACATTTCTTTTTCCATACGCTCGGCACCCAAAATACGTACAGCATCGTCAACACTTATCTCAGCAGTAAAGCCGTCTTTGGCAACAAAGGTTTTTGCTTGGTGACGGGCTAAGTGGGCAATGCGTTTTTCAAGTCCGCGCACACCCGATTCGCTGGTGTAATCCTCAATAATACGCTCCAATACCTTGCCGTCAATTTTCATTTGGGCTTTTTTCAAGCCGTGGGCTTCGGCTTGTTTGGGTATCAGGTATTTCTTGGCAATTTCAATTTTCTCTTCAACAGTATAGCCGTTAATTTCGATAATCTCCATACGGTCAAGCAGAGCAGGCTGTATGGTATCTAAATTGTTGGCAGTGGCAATAAACATCACCTTGCTCAGGTCGTAGTCTATCTCCACGTAGTTATCATAAAATGTGTTGTTTTGTTCAGGGTCAAGTACCTCCAGCAATGCCGATGAAGGGTCGCCTCTGAAATCGCTGGCCAGCTTATCTATCTCGTCCAATATAAACACAGGGTTTGACGATTGTGCTTTTTTCAGCGATTGGATGATACGGCCGGGCATAGCACCTATGTAGGTTTTACGGTGTCCGCGTATTTCCGCTTCATCCCTCAATCCACCCAACGACATACGCACATATTTACGGCCTACTGCTTTGGCAATACTTTTACCCAACGATGTTTTACCCACCCCCGGAGGGCCGTACAAACAGATTATAGGGCTCTTCATGTCGCCTTTCAGCTTCAATACGGCTAAGTATTCAAGTATGCGGTCTTTTACTTTATCCAACCCAAAGTGGTCGGTATCAAGTACTTTTTTAGCACGTTTAATATCAAAGTTATCCTTGGTGTTTTCGTCCCAAGGCAACTCAAGCACCAATTGCGCCCAGTTAAGCCCCACTGAATAATCAGGAGCCATTGGGTTCATGCGCTGTAATCTGTCCAGTTCTTTATTAAACAGGTCTTTTACCTCTTTGGCCCATTTTTTCTTTGCGCCTTTTTCGCGCATGGCCTCAATTTCACGGTCGGGGCTTTCTTGTCCCAACTCCTCTTGTATAACACGTATTTGTTGCTGTAAGAAGTAATCGCGCTGTTGCTTATCCAAATCAACCTTTACCTTGTTTTGTATCTGGTTTTTAAGTTCCAGCATTTGGGCTTCTCGGTTCAGGTTTTCAAGCACAAGGCGGGCACGGTCAAGCAGGTTGCTTTCGTTCAATATGCGTTGTTTTTCAGCAGCATCTACATTTAAGTTAGAGGCTATGAAATTCACCAAAAAGTTGGGACTGTCGATGTTCTTAATCGCAAATCCTGCTTCTGTTGGGATATTGGGCGAAAGCTCGATAATTTGAAGTGCCAGTTCTTTTACGGTGTCTATTACCGCTTGTCCTTCCTTGTCAAGCTTGGTGCGGGGACCGTCGATAGGGGTTACCTTGGCCTTAAAGTAGGGCTCGGTAGC
This genomic stretch from Bacteroidota bacterium harbors:
- the lon gene encoding endopeptidase La; translation: MHSKDKFSRFIISALGGEEQEGTEFLPLLSQEEEDEINKEETPEELPILPLRNTVMFPGVVFPITVGRDKSISLIKDANKGKKTIGVVAQKDGSIEDPETEDLYETGTVALILRMLRMPDGNTTVILQGKKRFHISEFTATEPYFKAKVTPIDGPRTKLDKEGQAVIDTVKELALQIIELSPNIPTEAGFAIKNIDSPNFLVNFIASNLNVDAAEKQRILNESNLLDRARLVLENLNREAQMLELKNQIQNKVKVDLDKQQRDYFLQQQIRVIQEELGQESPDREIEAMREKGAKKKWAKEVKDLFNKELDRLQRMNPMAPDYSVGLNWAQLVLELPWDENTKDNFDIKRAKKVLDTDHFGLDKVKDRILEYLAVLKLKGDMKSPIICLYGPPGVGKTSLGKSIAKAVGRKYVRMSLGGLRDEAEIRGHRKTYIGAMPGRIIQSLKKAQSSNPVFILDEIDKLASDFRGDPSSALLEVLDPEQNNTFYDNYVEIDYDLSKVMFIATANNLDTIQPALLDRMEIIEINGYTVEEKIEIAKKYLIPKQAEAHGLKKAQMKIDGKVLERIIEDYTSESGVRGLEKRIAHLARHQAKTFVAKDGFTAEISVDDAVRILGAERMEKEMYQGNDVAGVVTGLAWTPVGGTILNVESVLTLGNGKLTLTGKLGDVMKESAITAVTFLKAHADYLGINPKLFDQRDIHIHFPAGAIPKDGPSAGITILTSLASLFTQRKITPNLAMTGEITLRGKVLPVGGIKEKILAAKRAGISDIILCEKNRKDIEDINPSYLTNLKFHYVGNMLEVLDISLTADSVENPVDLSVKEDNSANKSVVVA